In Lotus japonicus ecotype B-129 chromosome 5, LjGifu_v1.2, one genomic interval encodes:
- the LOC130718384 gene encoding haloacid dehalogenase-like hydrolase domain-containing protein At2g33255 isoform X1 — MLSTTITRAFLSLSSTLPRHAAATRTMSTTTTKTPLRGVVFDMDGTLTIPVIDFPAMYRAVLGDDEYRRIKAQSPSGIDILSHIDRWPQHQQQQAYDTIADFERQALLHLQIMPGAADLCRLLDSKQIRRGLITRNVKSAVDIFHERFGITFAPALSREFRPYKPDPAPLLHICSLWEVQPNEVIMIGDSLKDDVVCGRQAGAFTCLLDQTGRYDSFHYANVGFKPDFKVTSLAEVYSILEANFDLSL, encoded by the exons ATGCTGTCCACAACCATTACAAGGGctttcctctccctctcctccaCACTCCCACGACACGCCGCCGCCACGCGCACTatgtccaccaccaccaccaaaacgCCTCTCAGAGGCGTCGTTTTCGACATGGACGGCACCCTCACCATCCCCGTCATCGATTTCCCCGCCATGTACCGTGCCGTCCTCGGCGACGATGAGTACCGCCGCATCAAAGCCCAGAGCCCCTCCGGTATCGACATCTTGTCGCATATCGACCGATGGCCTCAACACCAACAGCAACAGGCCTATGACACCATCGCTGATTTCGAGCGCCAAGCTCTTCTTCACCTCCAAATCATGCCTg GTGCTGCTGACCTTTGTCGCCTTCTGGATTCAAAGCAAATAAGGAGGGGATTGATAACACGCAATGTGAAATCTGCAGTTGATATATTTCATGAGCGCTTTGGG ATTACATTTGCTCCAGCGTTAAGCAGGGAATTTCGTCCTTACAAACCTGATCCAGCTCCACTGCTGCATATTTGTTCTCTTTGGGAAGTTCAGCCAAATGAAGTGATAATGATCGGGGATAGCCTTAAAGATGAC GTGGTTTGTGGAAGGCAAGCAGGAGCATTTACATGCTTGCTTGATCAAACAGGAAGATACGATTCTTTCCATTATGCAAATGTTGGTTTCAAACCAGATTTTAAGGTGACTTCCCTGGCTGAAGTTTACTCAATTCTGGAGGCAAATTTTGACTTGTCACTATGA
- the LOC130721281 gene encoding carboxyl-terminal-processing peptidase 2, chloroplastic isoform X1, with the protein MEVVASSANASFPLHCCQHTPILAISNPQVSQWKCFSLRVIESRFSLTHKRKKDVVFTNRSCGNGFSVGVVSRVSNICVPQCSLFMWGFLGKRRKSKSFIRLKDCSGNLRQHASVQFVRLVAGVMLVMSVSLSSSKTALALSEENLLFLEAWRTIDRAYIDKSFNGQSWFRYREDALRNEPMNNREETYMAIRKMLATLDDPFTRFLEPEKFRSLRSGTRGALTGVGLSIGYPTKSDMPTSGLIVISASPGGPAYRAGVLSGDVIVAIDDTNTENMGLYDAAERLQGPAGSAVALTIRSGLDVKHLTLTREKVSSNPVTSRLCKLPSSGDDSPRVGYIKLTSFNQNASRAVKEAMNTLRSENVNAFILDLRDNSGGLFPEGIEIAKFWLDKGVIVYICDSRGIRDILDTDGSSALATSEPLAVLVNKGTASASEILAGALKDNKRAVLFGEPTFGKGKIQSVFELSDGSGLVVTVARYETPAHTDIDKVGVIPDHPLPTSFPKDEDAFCTCLQDPASSCHVNRVQLFPR; encoded by the exons ATGGAGGTCGTTGCGAGCTCTGCGAATGCTTCTTTTCCCCTCCATTGCTGTCAACATACCCCAATTCTAGCCATCTCCAATCCTCAG GTGTCACAGTGGAAGTGTTTTTCTTTAAGGGTAATAGAATCCAGGTTTTCATTGACACATAAGAGGAAGAAAGATGTAGTTTTTACAAATAGGAGTTGTGGAAATGGATTTTCAGTTGGGGTGGTGTCAAGGGTAAGCAACATCTGTGTTCCTCAGTGTAGCTTGTTTATGTGGGGTTTCCTTGGAAAAAGGAGGAAATCTAAAAGTTTTATAAGACTGAAGGATTGCTCGGGGAATTTAAGACAGCATGCGTCGGTTCAGTTTGTGCGGTTGGTTGCTGGGGTGATGTTGGTCATGTCAGTTTCTTTGAGTTCAAGCAAGACAGCCT TGGCCTTGTCCGAAGAGAATCTCCTCTTTCTGGAGGCGTGGAGAACAATTGACCGAGCATATATTGACAAGAGTTTTAATGGACAGAGTTGGTTTAGGTATAGAGAAGATGCACTGCGCAATGAACCGATGAACAATCGAGAAGAGACAT ATATGGCAATAAGAAAAATGCTTGCTACACTGGATGATCCCTTCACAAGATTTTTGGAACCTGAAAAGTTCAGAAGTTTGAGG TCTGGAACTCGAGGTGCTTTAACTGGAGTAGGGTTATCAATAGGCTACCCTACCAAATCTGACATGCCAACTAGTGGACTTATTGTCATTTCAGCTTCTCCAGGAGGCCCTGCATATAGAGCTGGTGTTTTGTCTGGAGATGTTATCGTGGCAATTGATGATACAAACACAGAAAACATGGGGCTGTATGATGCAGCTGAACGCCTACA GGGACCTGCAGGAAGCGCTGTAGCGTTGACCATTCGTAGTGGTTTGGATGTAAAGCACCTGACTCTAAC GCGAGAGAAAGTTTCGTCGAATCCAGTGACTTCAAGATTGTGCAAGTTACCTTCTTCAGGAGATGATTCCCCAAGAGTTGGTTATATCAAACTgacatctttcaaccaaaatgCATCTA GGGCAGTCAAGGAAGCAATGAATACATTAAGGAGTGAAAATGTTAATGCATTCATTTTGGACCTTAGAGATAATAG CGGTGGTCTTTTCCCAGAAGGAATTGAGATTGCCAAATTTTG GTTGGACAAAGGCGTGATTGTGTATATTTGTGATAGTCGTGGCATTCGAGATATACTTGATACAGATGGAAGTAGTGCACTAGCAACTTCAGAACCTCTAGCTGTGCTG GTAAACAAGGGAACTGCTAGTGCAAGCGAAATATTAGCTGGTGCATTGAAGGATAACAAAAGGGCTGTATTGTTCGGAGAGCCTACATTTGGAAAAGG GAAAATCCAATCAGTTTTTGAGCTCTCAGACGGCTCTGGTCTAGTTGTTACGGTTGCTCGCTATGAGACACCGGCACACACCGATATTGACAAG GTTGGTGTCATTCCTGATCATCCTCTGCCAACATCATTTCCTAAGGATGAGGATGCATTCTGCACTTGCCTTCAGGATCCTGCATCTTCTTGCCATGTTAATAGGGTCCAGCTATTTCCAAGATAA
- the LOC130718384 gene encoding haloacid dehalogenase-like hydrolase domain-containing protein At2g33255 isoform X2, with amino-acid sequence MLSTTITRAFLSLSSTLPRHAAATRTMSTTTTKTPLRGVVFDMDGTLTIPVIDFPAMYRAVLGDDEYRRIKAQSPSGIDILSHIDRWPQHQQQQAYDTIADFERQALLHLQIMPGAADLCRLLDSKQIRRGLITRNVKSAVDIFHERFGVVCGRQAGAFTCLLDQTGRYDSFHYANVGFKPDFKVTSLAEVYSILEANFDLSL; translated from the exons ATGCTGTCCACAACCATTACAAGGGctttcctctccctctcctccaCACTCCCACGACACGCCGCCGCCACGCGCACTatgtccaccaccaccaccaaaacgCCTCTCAGAGGCGTCGTTTTCGACATGGACGGCACCCTCACCATCCCCGTCATCGATTTCCCCGCCATGTACCGTGCCGTCCTCGGCGACGATGAGTACCGCCGCATCAAAGCCCAGAGCCCCTCCGGTATCGACATCTTGTCGCATATCGACCGATGGCCTCAACACCAACAGCAACAGGCCTATGACACCATCGCTGATTTCGAGCGCCAAGCTCTTCTTCACCTCCAAATCATGCCTg GTGCTGCTGACCTTTGTCGCCTTCTGGATTCAAAGCAAATAAGGAGGGGATTGATAACACGCAATGTGAAATCTGCAGTTGATATATTTCATGAGCGCTTTGGG GTGGTTTGTGGAAGGCAAGCAGGAGCATTTACATGCTTGCTTGATCAAACAGGAAGATACGATTCTTTCCATTATGCAAATGTTGGTTTCAAACCAGATTTTAAGGTGACTTCCCTGGCTGAAGTTTACTCAATTCTGGAGGCAAATTTTGACTTGTCACTATGA
- the LOC130721281 gene encoding carboxyl-terminal-processing peptidase 2, chloroplastic isoform X2 — protein sequence MALSEENLLFLEAWRTIDRAYIDKSFNGQSWFRYREDALRNEPMNNREETYMAIRKMLATLDDPFTRFLEPEKFRSLRSGTRGALTGVGLSIGYPTKSDMPTSGLIVISASPGGPAYRAGVLSGDVIVAIDDTNTENMGLYDAAERLQGPAGSAVALTIRSGLDVKHLTLTREKVSSNPVTSRLCKLPSSGDDSPRVGYIKLTSFNQNASRAVKEAMNTLRSENVNAFILDLRDNSGGLFPEGIEIAKFWLDKGVIVYICDSRGIRDILDTDGSSALATSEPLAVLVNKGTASASEILAGALKDNKRAVLFGEPTFGKGKIQSVFELSDGSGLVVTVARYETPAHTDIDKVGVIPDHPLPTSFPKDEDAFCTCLQDPASSCHVNRVQLFPR from the exons A TGGCCTTGTCCGAAGAGAATCTCCTCTTTCTGGAGGCGTGGAGAACAATTGACCGAGCATATATTGACAAGAGTTTTAATGGACAGAGTTGGTTTAGGTATAGAGAAGATGCACTGCGCAATGAACCGATGAACAATCGAGAAGAGACAT ATATGGCAATAAGAAAAATGCTTGCTACACTGGATGATCCCTTCACAAGATTTTTGGAACCTGAAAAGTTCAGAAGTTTGAGG TCTGGAACTCGAGGTGCTTTAACTGGAGTAGGGTTATCAATAGGCTACCCTACCAAATCTGACATGCCAACTAGTGGACTTATTGTCATTTCAGCTTCTCCAGGAGGCCCTGCATATAGAGCTGGTGTTTTGTCTGGAGATGTTATCGTGGCAATTGATGATACAAACACAGAAAACATGGGGCTGTATGATGCAGCTGAACGCCTACA GGGACCTGCAGGAAGCGCTGTAGCGTTGACCATTCGTAGTGGTTTGGATGTAAAGCACCTGACTCTAAC GCGAGAGAAAGTTTCGTCGAATCCAGTGACTTCAAGATTGTGCAAGTTACCTTCTTCAGGAGATGATTCCCCAAGAGTTGGTTATATCAAACTgacatctttcaaccaaaatgCATCTA GGGCAGTCAAGGAAGCAATGAATACATTAAGGAGTGAAAATGTTAATGCATTCATTTTGGACCTTAGAGATAATAG CGGTGGTCTTTTCCCAGAAGGAATTGAGATTGCCAAATTTTG GTTGGACAAAGGCGTGATTGTGTATATTTGTGATAGTCGTGGCATTCGAGATATACTTGATACAGATGGAAGTAGTGCACTAGCAACTTCAGAACCTCTAGCTGTGCTG GTAAACAAGGGAACTGCTAGTGCAAGCGAAATATTAGCTGGTGCATTGAAGGATAACAAAAGGGCTGTATTGTTCGGAGAGCCTACATTTGGAAAAGG GAAAATCCAATCAGTTTTTGAGCTCTCAGACGGCTCTGGTCTAGTTGTTACGGTTGCTCGCTATGAGACACCGGCACACACCGATATTGACAAG GTTGGTGTCATTCCTGATCATCCTCTGCCAACATCATTTCCTAAGGATGAGGATGCATTCTGCACTTGCCTTCAGGATCCTGCATCTTCTTGCCATGTTAATAGGGTCCAGCTATTTCCAAGATAA